Proteins found in one Leishmania major strain Friedlin complete genome, chromosome 35 genomic segment:
- a CDS encoding conserved hypothetical protein (previous protein_id=AAZ14561.1) has protein sequence MGSGYLKRKRQRQELLNDFYSALSLSSFDTTSGQFSKLVTRTVYHYPSSLPFPVLLDDDFPAEPYRSRNKDIKSAIHWGQRKLLLSEIQLLSMYCRPEISYHIVYAGAAPGTHLAFLDEMFSCRHTWELIDPGQFDRAVLEPRANFRLRNEFFTNATAYGINARRLTEVLPALGFVYQNVAVDSVQVDKKAIHEQLQDIVGTLDVARGTEDIPAMYEAPLSLPKGLELLAQVALERNKPLLFISDIRSGSVALPNFEDHVAENMRAQECWTNILHGEHSMLKFRLPYTSKSTKFGGQGAVRETLLIREDGTVPYLRGDMLLPIWTRPTSTEGRLVVPQGAFQKDYNVAHVEDQFFFFNSSVREQVHFNHLVAHDSELDHHYDAAAEVHCLLTYLRFIRPELKTAKTGELRKEVLRVAHSITAHLGITFEDAIRRRDALMINHAKKSQNKAVEGHKDDAYGDEEAEEQEAKSAASKVRAGSNESAAAADGAATSTTAPVPPSEWEQTTRLMVRLSNYDRNRSVWSRNVREEEHSKTSGFWVTTKMPQA, from the coding sequence ATGGGTAGCGGGTATCTGAagcggaagcggcagcgccaggaGCTGCTGAACGACTTCTACTCTGCTCTTTCGTTGTCGTCCTTCGACACCACCAGTGGCCAATTTAGCAAACTGGTGACGCGCACCGTTTACCACTACCCCTCGTCCCTCCCGTTCCCCGTGCTGCTCGATGACGACTTCCCCGCCGAGCCGTACCGATCCCGCAACAAGGACATTAAGAGCGCCATCCACTGGGGACAGCGTAAACTTCTTCTCTCCGAGATTCAACTCCTCTCCATGTACTGCCGGCCAGAGATCTCCTATCACATCGTGTatgctggcgccgctcctGGGACCCATTTGGCGTTTCTGGACGAGATGTTCTCGTGCCGGCACACGTGGGAACTGATCGACCCCGGCCAGTTTGACcgcgcggtgctggagcCGCGCGCGAACTTCAGGTTGCGCAACGAGTTCTTCACCAACGCGACAGCGTACGGCATCAACGCGCGCCGCCTCACCGAAGTCCTTCCAGCACTTGGTTTTGTGTACCAGAACGTTGCCGTTGACAGTGTGCAGGTCGACAAGAAGGCGATCCACGAGCAGCTTCAGGACATCGTTGGCACGCTGGACGTGGCTCGTGGTACCGAGGATATCCCTGCCATGTACGaagcgccgctgtcgcttcCAAAAGGCttggagctgctggcgcaggtTGCGCTGGAGCGCAATAAGCCTCTGCTCTTCATCTCGGACATCCGCTCGGGCAGTGTGGCGCTGCCGAACTTCGAGGACCACGTGGCAGAGAACATGCGCGCGCAGGAGTGCTGGACAAACATTTTGCACGGCGAGCACAGCATGCTTAAGTTCCGCCTGCCCTACACCAGCAAATCGACTAAGTTCGGCGGCCAGGGCGCCGTGCGTGAAACGCTCCTGATTCGCGAGGACGGCACTGTCCCTTATCTACGTGGTGACATGCTGCTCCCCATCTGGACGCGGCCAACAAGCACGGAGGGTCGGCTCGTGGTGCCACAAGGCGCCTTCCAGAAGGACTACAACGTAGCCCACGTGGAGGACCAATTCTTCTTCTTCAACTCTAGTGTTCGGGAGCAAGTGCACTTCAATCATCTGGTCGCTCATGACAGCGAGCTCGATCATCACtacgacgctgcggcggaggtgcacTGCCTCCTTACCTACTTGCGCTTTATAAGGCCAGAGCTGAAGACCGCGAAAACGGGGGAGCTGCGAAAGGAGGTTCTGCGCGTGGCGCACTCCATCACGGCTCACCTCGGCATCACTTTTGAGGATGCCATTCGTCGTCGCGACGCACTCATGATCAACCATGCCAAGAAGAGTCAGAAcaaggcggtggagggccACAAGGACGACGCTTacggcgacgaggaagcggaggagcaggaggcaaAGAGTGCTGCATCCAAGGTGCGCGCAGGCTCGAACgagagcgcggcggcggcggacggcgctgctACTAGCACAacagcgccggtgccgccgtcggaGTGGGAGCAGACGACGCGGCTCATGGTGCGCCTGTCAAACTACGACCGCAACCGGTCGGTGTGGAGCCGGAacgtgagagaggaggagcacagCAAGACTAGCGGTTTTTGGGTGACTACGAAGATGCCACAGGCGTGA
- a CDS encoding conserved hypothetical protein (previous protein_id=AAZ14562.1), whose translation MALDFDVDDAPTFPELVRDARLDVMKGRTMTACWVELADQHTVFRDIAKEGRTRGEILGAVLAAVQGICQALQRVELSNPEVRAPSPACTALFSSPAQGAVGDTRPGRWLEEAQTLAQVSRAYVSLYCSTPIPTCAQWVRSLQPVFPQPLNAVSTAANGASASRFDDDAGAVPATPASSTLCRYLTKLRQSVDDVAQELPDSEVDGKDGSFAEEKLKELVVCCMTVGRRVARPTMLPPLDAILVREMVKVLQDFVGNSTLEW comes from the coding sequence ATGGCGCTGGACTTCGACGTGGACGATGCGCCGACCTTTCCCGAACTCGTGCGCGATGCTCGCCTCGATGTCATGAAGGGTCGCACGATGACGGCGTGTTGGGTAGAGTTGGCTGATCAGCATACAGTTTTCAGGGACATCGCCAAAGAGGGCCGCACTCGAGGCGAAATCCTCGGTGCTGTGCTGGCTGCTGTCCAAGGGATCTGTCAAGCTCTGCAGCGTGTCGAGCTCTCGAACCCCGAGGTTAGGGCACCCTCGCCAGCTTGCACCGCCCTCTTTTCTTCGCCGGCACAAGGAGCAGTTGGGGATACGCGGCCTGGTCGCTGgctcgaggaggcgcagaCACTCGCGCAGGTTTCCCGTGCGTATGTCAGCCTGTACTGCTCTACACCAATCCCGACGTGTGCGCAATGGGTGAGATCGCTGCAGCCTGTCTTTCCTCAGCCCCTGAACGCGGTCAGCACAGCCGCCAACGGCGCAAGTGCATCTCGCTTCGATGACGATGCGGGTGCTGTCCCCGCTACACCCGCATCGTCTACGCTATGCCGCTACTTGACAAAGCTGCGTCAGTCAGTGGACGACGTCGCGCAGGAGTTGCCTGACAGCGAGGTGGATGGGAAGGATGGTAGCTTTGCCGAGGAGAAGCTGAAAGAGCTGGTGGTATGCTGCATGACGGTCGGGCGACGGGTGGCACGGCCGACCATGCTTCCCCCCTTAGATGCAATCCTGGTGCGCGAGATGGTGAAGGTGCTTCAGGACTTTGTGGGGAACTCGACGCTCGAGTGGTGA
- a CDS encoding conserved hypothetical protein (previous protein_id=AAZ14563.1): protein MPVAPAAVVQRPSIWALFKQQRLPAWQPILTPQHSALCLIAVAVVCLPLSLSLFRANASAVDITVRYDHQQQCSFGYNNTGAFRYEASPGDVWQTGCVTDVPFRVDKHLKAPVYVYYGLENFYQNHRRFSNSKSDAQLAGQRVSAAAIASATSPLTYPGELRHTADQGINLLGTFLHYSDFVYVPAGLIPWSMFNDTFTLYRITHHEAAAVTAPSLRLICNGSAFSRFTNEPLDGAGRCHKKGIAWTSDVEFKYKKPHFPPPSSPRPVWSAPKWAYEAADGDVNPNPPSRMPSDNAYFNEGWYADEPGHRIPVTTDEDLMVWARVASLPKFRKLYRVIDEDLVPGTYLMRIQEHFNAASYGGTKSFSLATLSWLGGRNTFMAWMYFTIGAVSAVSGASFLCIHHWYGDRALRAVAMLLKGD, encoded by the coding sequence atGCCTGTCGCCCCCGCAGCCGTGGTTCAGCGCCCGTCCATCTGGGCGCTCTTCAAGCAACAGCGTCTGCCGGCGTGGCAACCCATCTTGACACCGCAGCACTCCGCCCTCTGCCTCATTGCTGTTGCAGTTGTGTGCTTGCCACTGAGCCTGTCGCTCTTTCGCGCGAACGCGTCCGCGGTGGACATCACGGTGCGCTACGAccatcagcagcagtgctCGTTTGGGTACAACAACACCGGCGCCTTTCGGTATGAGGCGTCACCGGGAGATGTGTGGCAGACGGGATGCGTCACGGATGTCCCGTTTCGCGTTGACAAGCACCTCAAGGCACCAGTGTATGTCTACTATGGCCTTGAAAACTTCTACCAGAACCACCGTCGGTTCTCCAACTCCAAGAGCGACGCGCAGCTGGCCGGACAGCGTGTCTCCGCTGCGGCCATCGCCTCTGCCACGTCGCCTCTCACGTACCCAGGCGAGTTGCGCCACACTGCTGATCAAGGCATTAACCTCTTGGGCACTTTCCTCCACTACAGCGACTTTGTGTATGTACCGGCTGGACTGATACCATGGTCAATGTTCAACGACACATTCACCCTGTACCGCATTACTCACCATGAGGCcgccgcggtgacggcgccgtcgctgcggctcatctgcaacggcagcgccttTTCACGCTTCACAAACGAACCgctcgacggcgccggccgctGCCACAAAAAAGGCATTGCCTGGACGTCGGACGTAGAGTTCAAATACAAAAAACCGCACTTTCCACCTCCTTCGTCGCCTCGACCCGTATGGAGCGCGCCCAAATGGGCGTACGAGGCCGCGGACGGTGATGTGAACCCCAACCCTCCATCCCGCATGCCGTCCGACAATGCCTATTTCAACGAAGGCTGGTACGCCGATGAGCCTGGTCACCGCATCCCAGTCACGACGGACGAGGACTTGATGGTCTGGGCGCGCGTGGCCTCGCTGCCCAAGTTCCGGAAGCTGTATCGCGTCATTGACGAGGACCTGGTGCCGGGCACCTATCTGATGCGCATCCAAGAGCATTTCAACGCGGCCAGTTACGGCGGCACAAAGAGCTTCTCACTAGCGACGCTGTCGTGGCTCGGTGGCCGCAACACTTTCATGGCGTGGATGTACTTCACGATCGGCGCCGTCTCTGCCGTCAGCGGTGCTTCTTTTCTGTGCATTCACCACTGGTACGGTGACCGGGCCCTACGCGCCGTGGCGATGCTGCTAAAGGGTGACTAA
- a CDS encoding conserved hypothetical protein (previous protein_id=AAZ14564.1) has protein sequence MVLSSPVITLRRMVHFSSTPTSLHSRSSTSPLDALVDEVSSFIPATFTSIPQISRQLPPELMERVCDPVCGGLRSLLSRYAERFESKMIGQVHVVRSRLRQRESAAPCRRANAGAEVGYSFAVPSSPSGNAAAAASKSNSVDVQAVFTELQQLFPSYLVPVKALWTTVPEAEEQQVRARVLDALRSPQHRAWLTFHEHPAHCASHSTSADEAELTHVLEHGYVQLRLNPAAGDDRAAAPMPQSPNTRMAGHEVQPYEWYRVARVLPTTATELLFSGELQEQATLLLPPGRDVWHVLLSAPALFELRYAAPTTVDSGQQARVPTLSAEGSSLAPVCVKYDATPPPSLCASVYVRFRLEERFVPPDMAGAREESILRELETLTAERAASACGLSSRQRRRKRKLQRQLAYLRNPTPYFDERVLAQHLFDLLPLRDGVHQSALLGSLPQPAVQAFPQNVTELLQARNDLFQLSDVRHGILVRRADAPKVAQRSIESVTGEEILLHIFSSYSLRSDPQEGTTISRSLPRLPRLVRERLFTMQDIIAEVLLLYPDKVEVLADRSPSISSLSLSSSPHTSEADERALRELRTVRGRRDFLVPFRFVGEWQAKLTEKYTKQQTKDAVKSMRARQRSESSHRRPARY, from the coding sequence ATggttctctcctctcctgtCATCACACTCCGGCGGATGGTGCACTTTTCAAGCACGCCGACCAGCTTGCACTCTCGATCCTCCACTTCACCGCTCGATGCGCTTGTGGATGAGGTAAGCTCCTTCATCCCGGCAACATTCACCTCGATTCCGCAAATCTCACGTCAGCTGCCGCCAGAGCTGATGGAGCGCGTGTGTGACCCCGTGTGCGGTGGCTTGCGGTCCCTCTTGTCTCGCTACGCGGAGCGCTTTGAAAGCAAAATGATCGGGCAGGTGCATgtggtgcgcagccgcctcagGCAGAGAGaatcggcagcgccgtgccgccggGCCAACGCGGGGGCCGAAGTGGGTTACTCGTTCGCCGTTCCATCGTCCCCGTCTGGTaatgccgctgctgcagcctcgAAGTCGAACTCGGTGGACGTCCAGGCTGTTTTCACTGAACTCCAGCAGCTGTTCCCGAGCTACCTCGTGCCAGTCAAGGCCCTCTGGACGACTGTCCCGGaggccgaggagcagcaggtaAGGGCCCGCGTGCTCGATGCTCTTCGATCGCCGCAGCACAGAGCATGGCTCACCTTTCACGAGCACCCGGCGCATTGCGCCTCTCACAGTACTTCAGCTGATGAAGCGGAGCTGACTCACGTGCTCGAACACGGGTATGTGCAACTGCGACTCAACCCTGCGGCGGGCGATGACAGGGCCGCTGCGCCAATGCCGCAGTCACCAAACACGCGGATGGCGGGGCATGAGGTGCAGCCGTACGAGTGGTACCGGGTAGCGCGTGTACTGCCGACCACAGCAACGGAGCTGCTCTTCTCGGGTGAGCTACAAGAGCAGGCAACCCTTCTTCTGCCACCCGGGCGGGATGTCTGGCACGTTTTGTTGAGCGCACCTGCTCTGTTCGAGCTTCGCTATGCGGCCCCCACGACCGTCGATAGCGGGCAACAGGCACGCGTGCCGACCCTCTCTGCCGAGGGCTCTTCGTTAGCGCCCGTTTGCGTGAAGTATgatgccacgccgccgccatcctTGTGCGCCTCCGTCTACGTGCGCTTTCGGCTCGAAGAGCGCTTCGTCCCACCAGACATGGCGGGCGCGCGCGAGGAGAGCATACTACGCGAGCTGGAGACACTCACTGCGGAGCGGGCGGCAAGTGCATGTGGCCTCAGTTcgcgccagcgacgccgcaAGCGCAaactgcagcgccagcttGCCTATCTGCGCAACCCAACCCCGTACTTCGACGAGCGGGTCCTAGCCCAGCATCTCTTCGaccttctccctctgcgtGATGGGGTGCATCAGTCGGCGCTCTTAGGGTCGTTGCCGCAGCCTGCCGTGCAAGCTTTTCCTCAAAATGTGACGGAGCTTTTACAAGCACGGAATGATTTGTTTCAGCTATCCGATGTGCGGCACGGCATCctggtgcggcgcgccgatGCCCCCAAAGTCGCTCAGCGCTCCATCGAAAGCGTTACCGGGGAGGAAATACTCCTGCACATCTTCTCCTCCTATTCCCTCCGTAGCGACCCGCAAGAAGGGACGACGATCAGTCGAAGTCTCCCGCGACTGCCGCGGCTTGTGCGTGAGCGACTTTTCACCATGCAGGATATTATAGCTGAGGTGCTGCTTTTATACCCCGACAAAGTGGAGGTGCTCGCGGACCGGTCCCCTAGCATCTCATCCCTCTCCTTGTCCTCGTCGCCACACACCAGCGAGGCTGATGAGCGTGCCTTGCGCGAGTTGCGAACCGTCCGCGGTCGCCGCGATTTTTTGGTCCCATTCCGTTTTGTGGGGGAGTGGCAGGCGAAGTTAACAGAAAAGTACACGAAGCAGCAAACGAAGGACGCGGTGAAGAGTATGCGTGCCCGCCAGAGAAGCGAAAGCAGCCACCGTCGACCGGCTCGATACTGA
- a CDS encoding hypothetical protein (previous protein_id=AAZ14565.1) codes for MRSTAAKKSFHPPFKHTAPCNTAASIHAVARQLHRSQAFALHAAPSFADDPCAANTSSTPAPLAPDTAVAVSEPFTAPKTASECDDVTPPRGGTTDPLPSTETDVAFERCRPSRRQLQQRIDARRAELAGAKAWSLVEDTLYWVTVSQTALQHLADAKAAGQVERVMSELHIDPPTVLFSVEEGSFSHQ; via the coding sequence AtgcgctccaccgccgccaagAAGTCGTTCCACCCACCTTTCAAGCATACAGCTCCGTGCAACACTGCAGCATCCATTCACGCGGTGGCGCGacagctgcaccgcagccAGGCGTTTGCGCTACATGCAGCGCCCTCCTTTGCAGATGACCCCTGCGCAGCGAATACCTCGTCAACTCCTGCACCGCTCGCACCAGATACGGCTGTCGCGGTGTCCGAGCCCTTCACAGCGCCCAAGACGGCATCGGAATGTGACGATGTCACCCCACCGCGAGGCGGGACAACCGATCCTCTCCCCAGCACCGAGACTGACGTTGCCTTCGAGAGGTGTAGGCCTTCTCGCCGGCAGCtacagcagcgcatcgacgcTCGCCGAGCCGAGCTTGCAGGCGCGAAAGCGTGGTCACTCGTAGAAGACACGCTGTATTGGGTGACAGTTTCGCAGACGGCACTGCAGCACTTGGCGGACGCTAAGGCAGCAGGCCAGGTGGAACGGGTAATGTCAGAGCTTCACATTGACCCGCCGACGGTGCTGTTCTCAGTGGAGGAAGGTAGCTTCTCTCACCAATGA
- a CDS encoding conserved hypothetical protein (previous protein_id=AAZ14566.1), translated as MQLDDWDTYRETLLYARELAVLLPSSWSELSSEQSATKSSSSLSHSSSLPSLAFVKRVEAPLLTQWMTAAAAAPVTCHCSSVGDSVEDMDYATAVVAARWTRMLGMWIVLRVELLCNTSGGVLTLAEEYEVGRYRQYFVPLAWPMLDRSIRERLAARLCALADKRRVSQPMGGTSCANDMAASSFCGTLLGKDEEDEQACDEVCTRAMEATQRVAREQLRISWDALHPSSIPATVGAKLKRLSAQQSRRHESETGSLPRPVVVHTNCLGGLLHALTSFRLRPQRQHADHGSAPLLTLTQNALLHIGYDLLTKVRSSVIERCYYLIPALLDYESCLLFCEAMLKESAALQAHEKELTRTQSILRLTLQSLLQSALGMYRHVIEALLVDYKKSACKSSASSTPRLVKVSAHLLPANPLVAQEAAQKQHASDAVVPSKPPTHPGAADGCSASAVMRLSEPAFSILVEVLEPTCDLLQRYPADWNVLWTRSLTGPDGRDQGATSGSHIAREGGLLSPSSRRQRLVSQQRQRSIAMDVRREVVSFLDAEVSNCFAAAAAGSGAASKKAQQQAAADAYLTATYLSAYGPHWL; from the coding sequence ATGCAGCTCGATGACTGGGACACGTATCGCGAGACACTACTCTACGCACGAGAGTTGGCCGTGCTTCTCCCGTCGTCGTGGAGTGAATTGTCGAGTGAGCAGTCGGCGACAAAGtcttcctcgtcgctgtcacATTCTAGTTCGTTGCCGTCTCTTGCGTTCGTGAAGCGAGTGGAAGCGCCTTTGCTGACGCAATggatgacggcggcggcagcggcacccgtCACTTGCCATTGTAGCAGTGTAGGTGACAGTGTCGAAGACATGGATTATGCCACTGCCGTCGTAGCGGCGCGTTGGACGAGGATGCTGGGCATGTGGATCGTCTTGCGAGTAGAGCTCCTGTGCAATACAAGTGGGGGAGTGCTGACTCTCGCGGAAGAGTACGAAGTGGGGCGCTACAGACAGTATTTCGTGCCCCTTGCGTGGCCGATGCTGGATCGAAGCATTCGAGAGCGGCTCGctgcgcgtctgtgcgcaTTGGCAGATAAACGGAGGGTGAGCCAGCCAATGGGCggcaccagctgcgccaaTGACATGgctgcctcttccttctGCGGCACCCTTCTCGGGAAGGATGAGGAAGACGAACAGGCGTGTGACGAGGTTTGCACGCGAGCTATGGAGGCTACCCAGCGTGTAgcgcgcgagcagctccgcatCAGCTGGGATGCGTTGCACCCCAGCAGTATTCCTGCTACCGTAGGCGCGAAGCTGAAACGGCTTTCCGCGCAGCAGAGTCGACGCCATGAATCTGAAACTGGCTCTTTACCGCGACCAGTCGTAGTGCACACCAACTGTCTTGGTGGCCTCCTACACGCGCTGACGAGTTTTCGGCTGCGGCCGCAACGGCAACATGCAGACCACGGCtcggcgccgttgctgaCCTTAACGCAGAATGCACTCCTTCATATTGGCTACGACCTGCTCACCAAAGTGAGGTCGTCCGTGATCGAGCGCTGCTACTACCTTATCCCCGCCCTGCTCGACTATGAGTCGTGCTTACTCTTCTGCGAGGCGATGCTGAAGGAGAGCGCGGCATTGCAGGCGCATGAGAAGGAACTGACGAGGACGCAGAGCATCTTGCGGCTCACTCTGCAGAGTTTACTGCAGTCTGCCCTTGGCATGTATCGGCATGTCATTGAAGCCTTGTTGGTTGACTACAAGAAGAGCGCTTGCAAGTCGTCTGCAAGTTCTACACCACGACTTGTGAAGGTGTCGGCACATCTGTTGCCGGCGAACCCGCTTGTCGCTCAAGAAGCTGCACAAAAGCAGCACGCATCCGATGCCGTCGTTCCGTCGAAACCACCAACCCACCCGGGTGCAGCTGACGGGTGCAGTGCATCAGCGGTGATGCGGCTCTCTGAACCAGCTTTTTCTATCCTGGTGGAAGTGCTGGAGCCGACTTGTGATCTACTGCAACGCTACCCCGCGGACTGGAATGTCCTCTGGACCAGGTCCCTCACAGGCCCCGACGGGCGCGACCAGGGTGCGACTTCTGGTAGCCACATAgcaagggaagggggacTGCTCTCGCCTTCATCCCGCAGGCAGCGCCTGGTGagccagcagcgacagcgctcTATTGCTATGGATGTGCGAAGAGAGGTAGTGTCTTTTCTTGACGCAGAGGTGTCCAACTGctttgccgctgctgcggcagggtCTGGAGCGGCCTCCaagaaggcgcagcagcaggcagccGCAGATGCATACCTTACAGCCACATACCTCTCCGCGTATGGGCCACACTGGCTATaa
- a CDS encoding conserved hypothetical protein (previous protein_id=AAZ14567.1): MYAQHIQSTPSNKFPVFQGVSPRVTAQTYQSHRGEYVSIIFELTGPGEFKCGVTGMSVKVVGVPEAVEVSRVCEFICYVDPSTGDLTYFQHAMLDDEFDFEVYRRLVSLTTKVPQLF; this comes from the coding sequence ATGTATGCCCAGCACATTCAATCCACCCCAAGCAACAAGTTCCCTGTGTTCCAGGGCGTGTCGCCGCGCGTGACGGCACAAACCTACCAGAGTCACCGTGGCGAGTACGTCTCCATCATTTTTGAGCTGACGGGCCCGGGTGAGTTCAAATGTGGCGTGACAGGCATGTCGGTAAAGGTGGTTGGCGTGCCGGAGGCAGTGGAAGTGAGCCGCGTCTGCGAGTTTATCTGCTACGTCGATCCTTCCACGGGGGATCTGACGTACTTTCAGCACGCCATGCTGGATGACGAATTCGACTTTGAGGTGTACCGTCGCCTCGTGAGCCTGACGACCAAAGTGCCACAGCTTTTTTGA